A window from Sulfurovum sp. TSL1 encodes these proteins:
- the ligA gene encoding NAD-dependent DNA ligase LigA has translation MTNEQYQKKIQLLKKWAHAYYVEDNPVATDEEYDSLYHEVLEYERENPADVAEDSPTKRVGGVVRDEFSKAKHIKRMWSMEDVFDRSEVVEWLERVEKNVGACEYFCEPKFDGASMNLLYEGGKLVRAITRGDGVIGEEVTDNVRTIRSVPLTIDYDGRIEIRGEVVIRKSDFEKINAERLEEGETLFANPRNAAAGSLRQLDSSITAKRRLVFYPWGLGENSLAHRKLSEKMDYVYTLGFLEPPFAQDCQGIDEIEAFYRMLIEKRDEIPMMMDGMVLKVDEVAKQEELGYTVKFPKWMCAYKFPAVEKVTKINAITLQVGRTGVVTPVAEIEPVNIEGAMVSRATLHNFDEIERKDIHIGDAVIIIRSGDVIPKIIKVLEDRRDGNEMIVTRPTVCPTCHSELLDEGTLIKCQNLHCPDRVINSIIHFARKGCMNIDGLGGKIVELLVKEGIIKDILDLYFIKYEDLEHLEGFKEKRINNLIGAIQATKGVPLYRLINAMGIEHIGEVASKALALEFGLGIVDAEFDAVVAIDGIGEEMANSLLEFMRVNHDFVLKLFEVIQPTVEEKVEAEENPFKSKTVVLTGSMSVSRGVIKEMLEKLGAKVSGSVSKKTDYVVYGEDAGSKLTKAESLGVKTLTEEEMREML, from the coding sequence ATGACAAACGAACAATATCAAAAAAAGATCCAACTCCTTAAAAAATGGGCCCATGCCTACTATGTCGAAGATAACCCTGTCGCCACAGATGAAGAGTATGACAGCCTTTACCATGAAGTGTTGGAGTATGAAAGGGAGAACCCTGCAGATGTGGCTGAAGATTCTCCTACAAAACGTGTAGGGGGTGTGGTGCGTGATGAGTTTTCCAAAGCGAAACATATCAAACGCATGTGGAGTATGGAGGATGTCTTTGACCGCAGTGAAGTGGTTGAGTGGCTGGAGCGTGTTGAAAAGAATGTAGGAGCGTGTGAGTATTTCTGTGAACCCAAGTTTGACGGTGCGAGTATGAACCTTCTTTATGAAGGTGGAAAGCTTGTGCGTGCCATCACCCGAGGAGATGGTGTGATCGGTGAAGAGGTAACGGATAATGTACGGACCATACGTTCTGTACCACTTACGATCGATTATGATGGACGTATCGAGATACGTGGTGAAGTGGTGATACGCAAGAGTGACTTTGAGAAGATCAATGCAGAGAGGCTTGAAGAGGGTGAAACTCTCTTTGCCAATCCGCGTAATGCCGCAGCAGGAAGTTTACGACAGCTTGACAGTTCCATTACGGCTAAAAGAAGACTGGTCTTCTATCCGTGGGGGCTTGGTGAGAACAGCCTGGCACATCGAAAGCTTTCAGAGAAGATGGACTATGTCTATACTTTGGGCTTTTTAGAGCCGCCGTTTGCACAGGACTGTCAGGGCATCGATGAGATAGAAGCCTTTTACCGTATGCTCATCGAGAAGCGTGATGAGATACCGATGATGATGGACGGGATGGTACTCAAGGTCGATGAAGTCGCCAAACAGGAGGAGCTTGGATACACGGTGAAGTTTCCCAAGTGGATGTGTGCCTATAAGTTCCCTGCAGTCGAGAAAGTCACCAAGATCAATGCAATCACACTTCAGGTGGGGCGTACGGGCGTAGTCACACCTGTAGCAGAGATCGAACCTGTGAACATTGAAGGTGCGATGGTAAGCCGTGCCACACTACACAACTTCGATGAGATCGAGCGTAAGGATATCCATATCGGTGACGCTGTCATCATCATACGAAGCGGGGATGTGATACCGAAGATCATCAAAGTCCTGGAAGATCGCAGAGACGGAAATGAAATGATCGTTACACGTCCTACAGTGTGTCCTACATGCCACAGTGAACTGCTTGATGAGGGCACGCTTATCAAATGTCAGAACCTTCACTGTCCTGACCGTGTGATCAACTCGATCATACACTTTGCGAGAAAAGGGTGTATGAATATCGACGGGTTGGGAGGCAAGATCGTTGAACTGCTCGTCAAAGAGGGGATCATCAAAGATATCCTTGATCTTTATTTCATCAAGTATGAAGACCTTGAACACCTTGAAGGCTTTAAAGAGAAGCGGATCAACAATCTTATAGGGGCTATCCAGGCAACCAAAGGCGTACCGCTGTACCGTCTGATCAATGCGATGGGTATCGAGCATATCGGAGAAGTAGCGAGTAAAGCGTTGGCACTGGAGTTTGGTTTGGGTATCGTAGATGCTGAATTTGATGCGGTAGTGGCTATAGACGGTATCGGTGAAGAGATGGCAAATTCACTGCTTGAGTTCATGCGTGTGAACCATGATTTTGTCCTCAAACTTTTTGAAGTGATCCAGCCTACCGTAGAAGAGAAAGTCGAAGCAGAAGAGAACCCTTTCAAAAGTAAAACGGTCGTACTGACCGGATCTATGTCTGTCAGCCGCGGGGTTATCAAAGAGATGCTTGAGAAACTGGGAGCCAAGGTCAGTGGTTCTGTGAGTAAAAAGACAGACTATGTGGTCTATGGTGAGGATGCAGGGTCCAAGTTGACCAAGGCTGAGAGTCTGGGAGTGAAAAC
- the tatB gene encoding Sec-independent protein translocase protein TatB has protein sequence MFGIGFTELLLISIVAILFLGPDKLPQAMIEVAKFIKGVKKTVSEAKSSLEEEMKIADLKEEALNYKKQLDDATNELRNFKNIDFDEFEEEISTESPKAVSKENQSDTAETAQNEGVATQVEAKNDTVTFTKPKKQKKKEATDETTDKPEGDA, from the coding sequence ATGTTTGGTATCGGCTTTACTGAGTTACTTCTTATTTCCATTGTTGCTATACTCTTTTTGGGGCCAGATAAACTACCTCAGGCAATGATAGAGGTCGCTAAATTTATCAAAGGTGTTAAAAAGACCGTAAGTGAGGCAAAAAGTTCTCTTGAAGAAGAGATGAAGATCGCAGACCTTAAAGAAGAAGCGCTCAATTATAAAAAACAACTGGATGATGCAACCAACGAACTGAGAAATTTTAAAAACATAGATTTTGATGAGTTTGAGGAGGAGATCTCAACAGAGTCTCCTAAAGCAGTTTCGAAAGAGAATCAATCTGACACTGCAGAAACAGCCCAAAACGAAGGTGTTGCCACACAGGTTGAGGCAAAGAATGACACGGTCACATTTACAAAGCCAAAAAAGCAAAAGAAAAAAGAAGCGACGGATGAAACAACAGACAAACCTGAAGGTGATGCATAA
- the hemW gene encoding radical SAM family heme chaperone HemW, whose amino-acid sequence MLIYLHIPYCDSKCHYCSFNTYVDKFETQSKYMKALYQQLTFELGRFDVKPQSVETLFIGGGTPSTVDPELYAPIFELLHPYLKKNAEITTEANPNSADKAWLEGMRKLGVNRVSFGVQSFHAQKLKALNRAHNPQQAKDAIHTAKALGFEHLSLDLIYNYRGDTKELLLDDIKEAFSLPIDHISAYELTIEDGTKFSMTPELRQDNEDLAFFVSDEIEKRGFKAYEISNFGTYQSRHNRGYWELKNYIGAGAGAVGFLKNRRFYPQTDIETYVADPLSITEEALTPDELLTEKIFLGLRSSVGVEKALLTEAMLQKAYTLCEKKKLRCDTTHYYNDNFFLSDELALYILG is encoded by the coding sequence TTGCTAATTTATCTTCATATTCCCTACTGTGATTCTAAGTGTCACTACTGTAGCTTCAACACCTATGTCGATAAATTTGAAACCCAGTCCAAATATATGAAAGCGCTCTATCAACAACTTACTTTTGAACTGGGACGTTTTGATGTCAAACCGCAAAGTGTAGAAACGCTTTTTATAGGCGGAGGGACACCTTCAACGGTAGACCCTGAACTCTATGCTCCCATTTTTGAACTGCTTCATCCCTATCTGAAAAAAAATGCGGAGATCACTACAGAAGCAAACCCGAACTCTGCAGACAAAGCGTGGCTTGAGGGGATGAGAAAACTTGGTGTGAACCGTGTCAGTTTCGGGGTGCAGAGTTTTCATGCACAAAAACTCAAAGCCCTGAACCGGGCACATAACCCGCAACAGGCCAAAGACGCCATACATACTGCCAAAGCGCTTGGATTTGAGCATCTCTCTTTGGATCTGATCTACAACTACCGGGGTGACACAAAAGAACTGCTTTTAGATGACATAAAGGAAGCCTTTTCTCTGCCTATCGATCATATATCTGCCTATGAACTGACCATAGAGGACGGGACAAAGTTTTCAATGACCCCTGAGTTGAGGCAGGACAATGAGGATCTTGCTTTCTTTGTCTCCGATGAGATAGAAAAACGAGGCTTTAAGGCCTATGAGATCTCAAACTTCGGTACCTATCAAAGCAGACATAACAGAGGGTATTGGGAACTCAAGAACTATATAGGTGCAGGCGCCGGTGCCGTAGGATTTTTAAAGAACAGACGTTTTTATCCCCAAACCGATATCGAAACCTATGTGGCAGATCCGCTTAGCATCACAGAAGAAGCACTCACCCCGGATGAACTGCTGACAGAAAAGATCTTTTTGGGCTTACGAAGCAGCGTAGGTGTAGAAAAGGCTCTTCTTACAGAAGCGATGCTACAAAAAGCATATACACTTTGTGAAAAAAAGAAACTGCGCTGCGATACTACACATTACTATAATGATAATTTCTTCCTGAGTGATGAACTCGCACTCTACATTTTAGGATAA
- a CDS encoding HobA family DNA replication regulator, whose translation MQQLLKWTLETIREEESSFSWMEEYRYEWAPLAKSAVSQSIEGKTALIITDESHEWFAKYILNHINDLKKNRPLLPFYALLSCFPHLHAMKSTQDLQLLEDMLEISYPNGYYIWYIGKGDHPLTKLAYRNENSFLWVMDEEVQDSFAFRSSDPLLDIKLLQLYKLFDNTLSAALFGDLDLES comes from the coding sequence ATGCAGCAGCTTTTAAAGTGGACACTGGAGACCATTCGTGAAGAGGAGTCCTCTTTCTCATGGATGGAAGAGTACCGTTATGAGTGGGCACCTTTAGCCAAAAGTGCAGTTTCACAGAGTATTGAAGGAAAAACAGCACTGATCATTACGGATGAATCCCATGAGTGGTTTGCTAAATATATCTTGAATCATATCAATGATCTGAAAAAGAACAGGCCGCTTCTCCCTTTTTATGCTTTATTGAGCTGCTTCCCGCATCTTCATGCGATGAAATCGACACAAGATCTGCAACTGCTTGAAGATATGCTGGAGATCTCTTATCCTAACGGTTATTATATCTGGTATATCGGCAAGGGAGACCACCCTTTGACAAAACTCGCCTACAGAAATGAAAACAGTTTTTTGTGGGTCATGGATGAAGAGGTCCAAGACAGTTTTGCCTTCCGTAGTTCGGATCCTTTACTGGATATTAAACTCCTACAGCTCTACAAGCTTTTTGACAATACACTCTCAGCAGCACTTTTCGGGGACCTAGATCTAGAGTCATGA
- a CDS encoding aspartate kinase, which translates to MLVVHKYGGTSVGDLDRIENVANRVAKAKEAGNDIVVVVSAMSGETNKLISYAEHFTKNPAKKEMDMLLSSGERVTAALLSIALQSKGYDAVAMTGRQAGIVTDNTHTYARIESIDPSAMQDAIGEGKIVIVAGFQGINKDGSVTTLGRGGSDLSAVALAGALKADQCEIYSDVDGIYTTDPRIEPNAKKLDTISYDEMLELSSLGAKVLQNRSVELAKKLNVKLYAKSSFSDNEGTLITKESNSMEEVLVSGVVLDKNQARVTLRGVSDRPGIAAEIFTMLAEANINVDMIIQNMGTDGSTNLGFTVPQSEHENAKRLMESFDHDIQGMDFDEHVCKVSVVGVGMKSHSGVAAAAFTVLAENNINIQMISTSEIKVSMVIDEKYGELAIRALHEAYELDK; encoded by the coding sequence ATGTTAGTTGTACATAAATATGGCGGTACAAGTGTTGGAGATTTAGATCGTATTGAAAATGTGGCCAACCGTGTAGCCAAAGCAAAAGAAGCGGGTAATGACATTGTGGTCGTTGTCTCTGCGATGAGCGGTGAAACCAATAAACTCATAAGCTATGCAGAGCACTTTACAAAGAATCCTGCAAAAAAAGAGATGGATATGCTGCTGAGTTCGGGAGAACGTGTTACGGCTGCACTGCTCTCTATTGCTTTGCAGTCAAAAGGCTATGATGCCGTAGCCATGACCGGACGCCAAGCGGGTATCGTGACAGACAATACACATACCTATGCACGGATCGAGTCTATAGATCCGTCTGCAATGCAGGATGCCATAGGTGAAGGTAAGATCGTCATTGTTGCAGGTTTCCAGGGTATCAATAAAGACGGTTCGGTCACGACACTGGGACGTGGCGGTTCGGATCTTTCTGCTGTTGCACTGGCTGGAGCCTTGAAGGCTGACCAGTGTGAGATCTATTCTGATGTGGATGGTATCTATACAACAGATCCGCGTATTGAACCCAATGCAAAGAAGCTCGACACGATCTCTTATGATGAGATGTTGGAGCTTTCGTCACTGGGTGCGAAGGTGTTACAGAACCGTTCAGTGGAATTGGCAAAAAAACTTAATGTAAAACTCTACGCTAAAAGCAGTTTTAGCGACAATGAAGGTACGCTTATTACAAAGGAGAGCAATAGTATGGAAGAGGTATTAGTAAGTGGTGTTGTCCTTGACAAAAACCAAGCAAGAGTGACACTCAGAGGTGTTTCAGACAGACCGGGGATCGCAGCAGAGATATTTACCATGTTGGCAGAGGCGAACATTAATGTCGATATGATCATTCAGAATATGGGGACCGACGGTTCTACAAATCTTGGCTTTACGGTACCGCAAAGTGAACATGAAAATGCCAAAAGACTGATGGAAAGTTTTGACCATGATATTCAGGGGATGGATTTTGATGAGCATGTCTGTAAAGTTTCTGTGGTGGGTGTAGGTATGAAATCTCACTCAGGAGTGGCTGCTGCAGCATTTACTGTACTTGCTGAAAATAACATCAATATACAGATGATCTCTACATCAGAGATAAAGGTCTCTATGGTGATAGATGAGAAGTATGGCGAGCTTGCTATCCGCGCACTTCATGAAGCTTACGAATTAGACAAGTAG
- the tatC gene encoding twin-arginine translocase subunit TatC — MFSELRPHLVELRKRLGLSVLSVFIAFVIAFFFHEAILAWITAPLNEALDQVAHLSKKAADGMVTTHQVGGAFFVALKVSFFASILGALPFILYQIWLFVAPGLYNNEKKMILPFVIGGSVMFFVGVLFAYYVVTPFGFQFLITFGSFLYTPLINIEDYVGFFTKIMMGFGIAFELPVFAYFLALLGLVTDKTLKDFFKYAVLIIFVVAALLTPPDVLTQLLMAAPLVLLYGLSILIVRVVNPHVEDEDEDEDADEETAQSTL; from the coding sequence ATGTTTAGTGAATTAAGGCCTCACCTTGTTGAACTACGAAAAAGACTCGGACTCTCAGTACTCTCGGTATTTATTGCATTTGTCATTGCATTTTTCTTTCATGAAGCGATATTGGCATGGATCACTGCACCTTTGAACGAGGCTCTGGACCAAGTGGCACACCTTTCAAAAAAGGCTGCTGATGGCATGGTAACGACCCACCAGGTCGGCGGTGCATTTTTTGTCGCACTGAAAGTTTCATTTTTTGCGAGTATCTTGGGTGCACTGCCGTTCATACTCTATCAGATCTGGCTTTTTGTTGCACCCGGCCTGTACAATAATGAAAAAAAGATGATCCTTCCATTTGTGATAGGCGGTTCCGTCATGTTCTTTGTAGGTGTGCTGTTTGCCTACTATGTCGTGACGCCATTTGGATTTCAGTTCCTCATTACCTTTGGTTCTTTTCTCTATACGCCACTGATCAATATCGAAGACTATGTCGGCTTTTTTACAAAGATCATGATGGGATTCGGTATTGCATTTGAACTGCCGGTATTTGCCTATTTCTTAGCCCTTCTCGGCCTTGTTACGGATAAAACACTTAAAGATTTTTTCAAATATGCTGTACTGATCATCTTTGTCGTGGCTGCACTGCTTACACCACCGGATGTACTGACCCAGCTTCTTATGGCTGCACCGCTTGTCCTCCTTTATGGTCTCTCTATCCTCATCGTACGTGTCGTGAATCCACACGTTGAAGATGAAGATGAGGATGAAGATGCAGATGAAGAAACTGCCCAAAGCACACTCTAA
- the folP gene encoding dihydropteroate synthase gives MKIYQLGHITDKKAALKALNVESGGVDIMAKKMELLHFFIKDLKTPAANILKQDALSIGAELAVPGGVILCEKPTYDCILMGTRKHMETLSRKELAQPFGLKTVAMELKRFLSAKTYPTQIMGVINANDDSFFSGSRFKAEDAIRKIKEMIDKGATIIDIGAVSSRPGADEVSAEEELARMKPVCDIIKAEKLYEQVTFSVDSYTPVVVEYALQSGFTLINDITGASDDTLIKLAVKYDARLCIMHMKGTPKTMQSDPHYDDVMVEISDFFEARIAQCEALGIQRKNIILDVGIGFGKTLEHNLTLIRNMAHFKVFGCEVLVGASRKGMIDKISTSTPEQRLPGTLAIHLKAVENGASIVRCHDVAEHQQALAVLRAMQ, from the coding sequence ATGAAAATATATCAACTTGGACATATCACAGACAAAAAAGCAGCCCTTAAAGCACTCAATGTAGAGAGTGGCGGTGTGGATATAATGGCAAAGAAGATGGAACTTCTCCATTTTTTCATCAAAGACCTTAAAACTCCCGCTGCAAATATACTCAAACAAGATGCCCTCAGCATAGGCGCAGAACTTGCTGTGCCCGGAGGGGTCATACTCTGTGAAAAACCCACTTATGACTGTATTCTTATGGGAACGAGAAAACATATGGAGACCCTTTCTAGAAAAGAGTTGGCACAGCCTTTTGGACTTAAAACGGTTGCTATGGAACTGAAGAGATTTCTCTCCGCTAAAACCTATCCTACACAGATCATGGGTGTGATCAATGCGAACGATGACAGTTTCTTTTCGGGAAGCAGATTCAAGGCTGAAGATGCCATCAGAAAGATCAAAGAGATGATAGACAAGGGTGCAACGATCATCGATATCGGCGCTGTCTCTTCCCGTCCGGGGGCAGATGAGGTCAGTGCAGAAGAGGAGTTGGCACGCATGAAACCTGTCTGCGACATCATCAAAGCGGAAAAACTCTATGAGCAGGTAACATTTTCTGTAGACAGTTATACCCCTGTTGTCGTTGAGTATGCGCTTCAGAGCGGATTCACGCTGATCAACGATATCACGGGAGCGAGTGATGATACGCTTATCAAGCTTGCAGTGAAATATGATGCCAGGCTTTGCATCATGCATATGAAAGGCACGCCGAAGACCATGCAGAGTGACCCACACTATGATGATGTCATGGTGGAGATCAGTGATTTTTTTGAGGCGCGTATCGCTCAATGTGAAGCATTGGGGATTCAGAGAAAAAACATCATTCTGGATGTAGGGATAGGCTTTGGCAAAACCTTGGAACACAATCTGACGTTGATCAGGAACATGGCGCACTTTAAAGTCTTTGGCTGTGAAGTGCTGGTGGGTGCAAGCAGGAAAGGGATGATAGACAAAATCAGCACTTCCACACCGGAGCAACGTTTGCCGGGTACCTTGGCGATCCACCTTAAAGCGGTTGAGAACGGGGCTTCGATCGTACGTTGTCATGATGTGGCTGAGCATCAACAGGCTTTGGCAGTTTTGAGAGCGATGCAGTAA
- a CDS encoding DNA polymerase III subunit delta' produces MRLVSQVIISSDIDDTVIQLEGLQQNERFVKIIKEDNFLVEDAKLAIEKAHMASDETTVIILAAKTFSPVVQNKLLKVIEEPPPRTEFVLITPNKATILDTIRSRLPITVCASYVEEEALELDVAQLSLATVYGFVQTHKRTDAKAMKTLVERISKEAIHSQAYYLDEKTLNLFSNAFIALDVGSPPPFVLNTLLLKLLARKKR; encoded by the coding sequence ATGAGACTAGTTAGCCAAGTGATCATCAGCAGCGATATCGATGACACGGTGATCCAGCTCGAAGGACTGCAGCAAAATGAACGTTTTGTAAAGATCATCAAAGAAGATAATTTTTTAGTCGAAGATGCAAAACTGGCGATAGAAAAGGCGCATATGGCCAGCGATGAGACCACTGTCATCATACTTGCGGCAAAAACGTTCTCTCCAGTGGTACAGAACAAACTTTTAAAAGTGATAGAAGAACCCCCGCCCAGAACAGAGTTTGTTCTCATTACACCGAATAAAGCGACGATCCTGGATACGATCCGTTCACGTTTGCCTATCACGGTATGTGCTTCGTATGTAGAAGAGGAAGCGTTGGAACTGGATGTAGCACAACTCTCTTTGGCTACGGTCTATGGGTTTGTACAGACCCATAAACGTACAGATGCCAAAGCAATGAAAACACTTGTGGAACGTATCAGCAAAGAGGCTATCCATTCACAGGCCTATTATCTGGATGAAAAAACGTTAAATCTATTTTCGAATGCCTTTATCGCTTTGGATGTGGGATCCCCACCACCATTTGTACTGAATACGCTACTTTTGAAACTTCTGGCTCGAAAAAAACGGTAA
- a CDS encoding vancomycin high temperature exclusion protein → MVRILKWTLGSVLLAVTALIVIYISVSKQAEPNLYDTVDKIPVKKAALVLGTAKYMVGGGKNYFYTYRIRAAVDLFKAGKVKAIVVSGDNSTKYYNETSKMQKDLIKAGVPRRYITMDPFGLRTLDSVVRAEAIFDLKDYIIVSQKFHLERALFIARAKGQKAIGFIAKDIPGTMTAYRMKAREYFARAKAFMDVYILHTVPKYDGKKEKVNYKK, encoded by the coding sequence GTGGTACGTATACTAAAATGGACACTCGGTTCTGTCCTGCTTGCAGTGACAGCCCTGATTGTCATATATATCTCTGTCTCAAAACAGGCAGAGCCGAATCTCTATGACACGGTCGACAAAATCCCGGTAAAAAAAGCTGCTTTGGTATTAGGTACAGCCAAATATATGGTCGGTGGCGGGAAAAACTACTTTTATACCTATCGTATACGTGCTGCGGTCGATCTTTTTAAGGCAGGAAAAGTAAAAGCCATAGTGGTTTCCGGGGACAACAGTACCAAGTATTATAATGAGACCAGCAAGATGCAAAAAGATCTGATAAAAGCAGGGGTGCCACGCCGCTATATTACCATGGATCCTTTTGGGTTAAGAACCCTCGATTCTGTGGTAAGAGCTGAAGCGATTTTTGACCTAAAAGACTATATAATCGTCTCTCAGAAATTTCACCTTGAAAGGGCGTTGTTCATCGCCAGAGCCAAAGGACAGAAAGCCATAGGTTTTATAGCCAAAGATATACCGGGTACGATGACTGCCTACAGGATGAAAGCAAGAGAGTATTTTGCAAGGGCAAAAGCTTTTATGGATGTGTATATCCTGCATACCGTGCCGAAGTATGACGGAAAAAAAGAGAAAGTAAACTATAAAAAATGA
- a CDS encoding RNA pyrophosphohydrolase, which produces MQKKKSYRPNVAAVILSSRYPDKCEFFVAHRSDIKNAWQFPQGGIDEGETPREALKRELLEEIGCDNVEVLGEFPEWITYDFPKRSRGKTYPFDGQTQKYFLVRLKESATINLQAYDIPEFEEYEFVEYEQLFKKVTYFKRKVYRRVIDYFIEEGLI; this is translated from the coding sequence ATGCAAAAGAAAAAGAGCTATAGGCCCAATGTTGCAGCTGTAATACTCTCTTCCAGATATCCGGACAAGTGTGAGTTCTTTGTAGCACATCGAAGTGATATCAAGAACGCATGGCAATTTCCTCAAGGGGGTATCGATGAAGGTGAAACACCTCGAGAAGCACTGAAACGGGAATTGCTGGAAGAGATAGGCTGTGATAATGTAGAGGTACTGGGGGAGTTTCCGGAATGGATCACGTACGACTTTCCCAAAAGATCACGAGGTAAGACATACCCTTTTGACGGGCAGACACAAAAATATTTTTTGGTACGCCTTAAAGAGAGTGCAACCATCAATTTACAGGCATATGATATTCCTGAATTTGAAGAGTATGAGTTTGTAGAGTATGAACAGTTATTTAAAAAGGTGACCTACTTTAAACGCAAAGTCTATCGTAGGGTGATCGATTATTTTATAGAAGAGGGTTTGATATAG